In Actinobacillus indolicus, a single genomic region encodes these proteins:
- the mglA gene encoding galactose/methyl galactoside ABC transporter ATP-binding protein MglA, producing the protein MTEHAPQNSEILLTMKNVSKTFPGVKALDNANLTVRSHSVHALMGENGAGKSTLLKCLFGIYAKDEGEILFLGKPVNFKTSKEALENGISMVHQELNLVRQRNVMDNLWLGRYPLKGFFVDHAKMYRDTKEIFDELDINIDPKEKVANLSVSQMQMIEIAKAFSYNAKIVIMDEPTSSLSEKEVEHLFKIIEKLKTRGCGIIYISHKMDEIFKICDEITILRDGKWINTVPVKETTMDGIVSMMVGRELTQRFPPKINTPKEVILQVEHLTAKNQPSIQDINFELRKGEILGIAGLVGAKRTDIVETIFGVRERKEGSVKLHGKEMANRTALEAINNGFALVTEERRSTGIYANLSIEFNSLISNMKSYLGSFGLLSSAKMKSDTQWVIDSMNVKTPSHKTNIGSLSGGNQQKVVIGRWLLTQPEILMLDEPTRGIDIGAKYEIYQLIMQLAQKDKGIIMISSEMPELLGVTDRILVMSNGKVAGIVETAKTSQEEILQLAAKYL; encoded by the coding sequence ATGACAGAACATGCTCCGCAAAACAGCGAAATTCTTCTAACGATGAAGAATGTCAGTAAAACCTTTCCTGGTGTAAAAGCATTAGATAACGCAAATTTAACCGTTCGCTCTCACTCTGTTCATGCCTTAATGGGTGAAAATGGTGCGGGTAAATCAACGTTACTGAAGTGTTTATTTGGTATTTATGCCAAAGATGAAGGTGAAATTCTTTTCCTTGGTAAACCTGTTAATTTTAAAACCTCTAAAGAGGCCTTAGAGAATGGAATTTCAATGGTTCACCAAGAGCTTAATCTTGTTCGTCAACGTAATGTAATGGACAACTTGTGGCTCGGTCGCTATCCACTTAAAGGATTTTTTGTGGATCATGCGAAAATGTATCGTGATACAAAAGAAATTTTTGATGAACTAGATATCAATATTGATCCTAAAGAAAAAGTAGCAAACCTCTCTGTATCACAGATGCAGATGATTGAAATTGCTAAAGCGTTCTCTTATAACGCCAAAATTGTGATCATGGATGAACCAACCTCTTCTCTCTCGGAAAAAGAAGTTGAACATTTATTTAAAATTATTGAAAAACTAAAAACTCGAGGTTGTGGCATCATTTATATTTCTCACAAGATGGATGAAATTTTCAAAATTTGTGACGAAATTACCATTCTTCGTGATGGTAAATGGATCAATACCGTCCCAGTAAAAGAAACGACAATGGACGGTATTGTATCAATGATGGTAGGGCGTGAATTAACTCAGCGTTTCCCACCTAAAATTAATACGCCAAAAGAGGTTATCCTACAAGTAGAACATTTAACTGCGAAAAACCAGCCGTCTATTCAAGATATTAATTTTGAATTGCGTAAAGGCGAAATTTTAGGGATCGCAGGCTTAGTCGGTGCCAAACGTACAGATATTGTCGAAACTATTTTCGGTGTGCGTGAGCGTAAAGAAGGTTCGGTGAAGCTACATGGAAAAGAAATGGCAAATCGCACCGCTTTAGAGGCAATCAATAACGGTTTTGCCCTTGTGACGGAAGAACGCCGTTCAACAGGGATCTATGCGAACTTAAGTATTGAATTTAACTCGCTAATTTCAAACATGAAGTCTTACCTAGGATCATTTGGGTTGCTTAGTAGTGCCAAAATGAAGAGCGATACGCAATGGGTAATCGATTCCATGAATGTGAAAACGCCATCCCATAAAACGAATATCGGATCGTTATCCGGTGGTAACCAACAAAAAGTGGTTATCGGGCGTTGGCTATTAACACAACCTGAGATTTTGATGCTGGATGAACCAACTCGTGGTATTGATATCGGCGCAAAATACGAGATTTATCAGCTGATTATGCAACTGGCCCAAAAAGATAAAGGCATTATTATGATTTCATCAGAAATGCCTGAATTGCTAGGGGTGACAGACCGAATCCTCGTGATGAGTAACGGTAAAGTCGCAGGTATTGTCGAAACGGCAAAAACCTCTCAAGAAGAAATTTTACAGCTCGCTGCAAAATATTTATAA
- the glnS gene encoding glutamine--tRNA ligase, whose translation MRVNMSNEEILNNEHHDVRANFITHIIDEDLASGKHNNVYTRFPPEPNGYLHIGHAKSICLNFGIAEDYKGLCNLRFDDTNPVKEDVEYVDSIKEDVKWLGFEWEGEPRYASDYFDQLYGYAIELINKGLAYVDELSPDEMREYRGTLTEPGKNSPYRDRPIEENLALFEKMKNGEVEEGKMSLRAKIDMASPFIVMRDPVLYRIKFASHHQTGDKWCIYPMYDFTHCISDAIERITHSICTLEFQDNRRLYDWVLENISIERPLPHQYEFSRLNLEGTLTSKRKLLKLVNDGIVDGWNDPRMPTISGLRRRGYTPASIREFCRRIGVTKQDNVVEYSALESCIRDDLNTNAPRAMAVINPVKVVIENFEGEEWLTAPNHPNREELGSRELPFTRELYIDEADFREEANKQYKRLVLGKEVRLRNAYVIKAERVEKDASGKITTIYCTYDPETLGKNPADGRKVKGVIHWVSAVHNKPAEFRIYDKLFTVANPGAEEDICSVVNPTSLVVKQGFVEPSLANAKAEQGYQFEREGYYCLDSKDGSADNLVFNLTVSLKESVAF comes from the coding sequence ATGAGAGTAAATATGAGCAACGAAGAGATTTTAAACAATGAACATCACGATGTTCGTGCCAACTTTATTACCCATATCATTGATGAAGATTTAGCGTCAGGAAAACATAATAACGTCTATACTCGTTTCCCACCTGAGCCGAACGGTTATTTACATATCGGCCATGCCAAATCTATCTGCTTAAACTTCGGAATTGCGGAAGATTACAAAGGCTTATGTAACCTACGTTTTGACGATACTAACCCTGTTAAAGAAGATGTGGAATACGTTGATTCAATCAAAGAAGATGTAAAATGGTTAGGCTTTGAATGGGAAGGTGAACCACGTTATGCGTCTGATTATTTCGATCAACTTTACGGCTATGCGATTGAATTAATTAACAAAGGTTTAGCCTATGTTGATGAACTGTCGCCTGATGAAATGCGTGAATATCGTGGTACATTAACTGAACCAGGTAAAAACAGCCCATATCGTGATCGCCCGATTGAAGAAAACTTAGCGTTATTCGAGAAGATGAAAAACGGTGAAGTTGAAGAAGGAAAAATGAGCTTGCGTGCGAAAATTGATATGGCTTCACCATTTATCGTAATGCGTGATCCTGTGTTATATCGTATCAAATTTGCGAGCCACCACCAAACAGGCGATAAATGGTGCATTTACCCGATGTACGATTTTACCCACTGTATTTCGGACGCGATTGAGCGTATTACTCACTCAATTTGTACATTGGAGTTCCAAGACAATCGTCGTTTGTATGACTGGGTATTAGAAAATATTTCGATTGAACGTCCACTACCTCATCAGTATGAATTTTCACGTTTAAATTTAGAAGGCACATTAACCTCTAAACGTAAGCTGTTGAAATTGGTAAATGACGGTATTGTTGATGGTTGGAACGACCCTCGTATGCCAACAATTTCGGGCTTACGTCGTCGTGGTTATACCCCTGCTTCTATCCGTGAATTTTGCCGTCGTATTGGTGTGACAAAACAAGATAACGTAGTGGAATACAGTGCGTTAGAGTCTTGTATTCGTGATGACCTCAATACCAACGCACCGCGTGCAATGGCTGTAATTAACCCTGTTAAAGTAGTGATTGAAAACTTTGAGGGCGAAGAGTGGCTAACTGCACCAAATCACCCAAATCGTGAAGAGCTTGGTAGCCGTGAATTGCCGTTTACCCGTGAACTTTACATTGATGAAGCAGACTTCCGTGAAGAAGCGAACAAACAGTATAAACGCCTTGTATTAGGCAAAGAAGTCCGTTTGCGTAATGCTTATGTGATTAAAGCAGAACGTGTAGAAAAAGATGCGAGCGGTAAGATCACGACAATTTATTGCACCTACGATCCTGAAACCTTAGGCAAAAACCCTGCGGACGGACGCAAAGTGAAAGGCGTAATTCATTGGGTATCTGCGGTACATAATAAACCTGCGGAATTCCGTATTTACGATAAACTCTTTACTGTTGCAAATCCAGGTGCGGAAGAAGATATTTGTTCTGTGGTAAATCCAACATCGTTAGTGGTTAAACAAGGTTTTGTTGAGCCAAGTTTAGCGAATGCAAAAGCAGAACAAGGTTATCAATTTGAACGTGAAGGTTATTACTGTTTAGACAGTAAAGACGGTAGTGCAGATAATCTCGTCTTTAACTTAACGGTAAGTTTAAAAGAGAGCGTAGCGTTTTAA
- a CDS encoding GNAT family N-acetyltransferase, with protein sequence MRAKGGVCLNLDALAIVAGTIQEGGTLYLVCPEWDNLEQQVDFDALRWNAQQSIATPNFYLYFKGLVEQFGFIRTRSVVSLQVNQRGCGDATLGILTQDQQNIFDNLPLDPADIHLILAPRGRGKSTLSGKLAEKLSQQYAVSITARSHSALPNFWKGIERDKVQFFAPDRLIQMIEQQNISPNQWLFIDEATSLPLPMLQRFCAYFDKVVLTTTTQNYEGTGRGFCLKFLPTLTRFTKQWTLSEPLRWGENDPLEAFINQLLLLEDKIPSFPPSAFGSSPRKQGERSLAQYINFYHLLAQAHYKTTPTDLRRLFDAPDQHYFYLEEQERLIAGCWAVNEGGLDDELTQAIWRGERRPQGNLVAQYLCFQGNLPDACRLKSVRISRIAVLPEYQKQGYGKRLVLQNILQIAPLVDFVSVSFGMTETLLRFWQSCGFELVQITPTAEASSGYQSAMMLYPISEQGKYFVQKARKQFERDYPLLHGHDGAMDLDEQDRQNLYGFAYEQRTFLACYASLKRLFNQYPKELHLLERAFSQPYGELPSNYKLWVQQVRQTVQKLNLSKIK encoded by the coding sequence ATGCGAGCCAAAGGCGGTGTTTGCCTTAATCTTGATGCATTAGCGATTGTGGCAGGCACTATTCAAGAAGGTGGAACGCTCTATTTGGTCTGTCCAGAATGGGATAATTTAGAGCAACAAGTCGATTTTGATGCGTTACGTTGGAACGCTCAACAGTCGATTGCTACGCCGAATTTTTATCTTTATTTTAAAGGATTAGTAGAACAGTTTGGATTTATAAGGACACGAAGTGTCGTGTCCCTACAAGTTAATCAACGTGGCTGTGGGGACGCAACGCTTGGTATCCTCACACAAGATCAGCAAAATATCTTCGATAACTTACCGCTTGATCCTGCCGATATTCATCTTATTCTCGCTCCCCGTGGCCGTGGCAAATCGACATTATCGGGCAAGCTCGCAGAAAAGCTCTCTCAGCAATATGCGGTATCCATTACTGCCCGTAGCCATTCAGCCTTACCGAATTTTTGGAAAGGGATTGAAAGAGATAAAGTACAATTCTTTGCTCCTGATCGTTTAATTCAGATGATAGAACAGCAAAATATCTCGCCAAATCAATGGCTGTTTATTGATGAAGCAACGAGTTTACCTTTGCCGATGTTACAACGGTTTTGTGCCTATTTTGATAAAGTGGTGCTAACCACAACAACTCAAAATTATGAAGGTACTGGGCGTGGTTTTTGTTTGAAGTTTCTGCCGACATTAACCCGTTTTACGAAACAGTGGACATTGAGTGAACCGTTGAGATGGGGAGAGAATGATCCGTTGGAAGCCTTTATTAATCAATTATTGCTGTTGGAAGATAAAATCCCCTCTTTCCCCCCCTCAGCCTTTGGCAGCTCCCCCCGCAAGCAGGGGGAGCGAAGTTTAGCTCAATATATTAATTTCTATCACCTACTCGCTCAAGCCCATTACAAAACAACGCCAACGGATTTACGCCGTCTGTTTGATGCACCTGATCAGCACTATTTTTATCTTGAAGAGCAAGAAAGACTGATTGCAGGTTGCTGGGCAGTCAATGAAGGAGGGTTAGATGACGAACTTACTCAAGCCATTTGGCGTGGCGAACGCCGTCCTCAAGGAAATTTGGTGGCTCAATATCTCTGTTTTCAAGGTAATTTGCCTGATGCCTGCCGTTTAAAATCGGTGCGAATTTCACGTATTGCGGTACTGCCTGAATATCAGAAGCAAGGCTACGGCAAGCGGTTAGTTTTGCAAAATATTTTGCAAATCGCACCGCTTGTGGATTTTGTTTCCGTCAGTTTTGGAATGACTGAAACGCTTCTACGCTTTTGGCAATCCTGCGGGTTCGAACTGGTACAAATCACGCCGACAGCCGAAGCCAGCAGTGGCTACCAAAGTGCTATGATGCTCTATCCGATTTCCGAACAAGGTAAATATTTCGTTCAAAAAGCGCGAAAACAATTCGAACGAGATTATCCTTTATTGCACGGTCATGACGGCGCAATGGATCTTGACGAGCAAGATCGACAAAATCTTTATGGTTTTGCTTATGAACAAAGAACCTTTCTTGCTTGTTATGCCAGTCTAAAACGCCTTTTTAACCAATATCCAAAAGAACTTCATTTACTTGAACGTGCTTTTTCTCAACCTTATGGCGAACTTCCATCAAATTATAAATTATGGGTACAACAAGTACGCCAGACTGTTCAAAAGTTAAACTTATCTAAAATTAAGTAA
- the mglB gene encoding galactose/glucose ABC transporter substrate-binding protein MglB encodes MKKTVLSAVALAVGLGALASTAQAADRIGVTIYKYDDNFMSLMRQEIEKEAKTVGGVDLLMNDSQNAQSIQNDQVDVLISKGVKALAINLVDPSAAPTIIGKAKPEGIPVVFFNKDPGDKAIGSYDKAFYVGTNPQESGVIQGELIAKHWKANPAYDLNKDGKIQYVMLKGEPGHPDAEARTKYSVEQLNKLGIQTEELFVDTGMWDAALAKDKVDAWLSSAKAGSIEVVIANNDGMAMGALEAAKAHGKKLPIFGVDALPEVLQLISKGEIAGTVLNDGVNQGKAVVHLSKNLAAEKAPTEGTKWELKEKVLRIPYVGVDKDNLSEFLK; translated from the coding sequence ATGAAAAAAACAGTACTAAGCGCAGTTGCATTAGCAGTCGGTTTAGGTGCACTTGCATCAACAGCACAAGCGGCAGACCGCATTGGTGTGACAATCTATAAATATGATGACAACTTTATGTCATTAATGCGCCAAGAGATTGAAAAAGAAGCAAAAACAGTCGGTGGTGTCGATTTATTGATGAACGACTCTCAAAATGCTCAATCAATCCAAAACGACCAAGTTGATGTTTTAATTTCAAAAGGCGTTAAAGCTTTAGCAATCAACTTAGTTGACCCATCAGCAGCTCCAACCATTATTGGTAAAGCAAAACCAGAAGGTATCCCAGTGGTATTCTTTAACAAAGACCCTGGTGATAAAGCAATCGGTAGCTACGACAAAGCATTCTATGTGGGAACTAACCCGCAAGAGTCAGGCGTAATTCAAGGTGAATTAATTGCTAAACACTGGAAAGCAAACCCAGCGTATGACTTAAACAAAGACGGTAAAATCCAATACGTGATGTTAAAAGGTGAACCAGGCCACCCAGATGCTGAAGCTCGTACTAAATACTCTGTTGAGCAATTAAATAAATTAGGTATCCAAACAGAAGAACTCTTCGTAGATACTGGTATGTGGGATGCAGCATTAGCGAAAGACAAAGTTGATGCGTGGTTATCTAGTGCGAAAGCAGGTAGCATTGAAGTCGTGATTGCAAATAACGATGGTATGGCAATGGGTGCATTAGAAGCAGCAAAAGCACACGGTAAAAAATTACCTATCTTTGGTGTAGATGCATTACCTGAAGTGCTTCAATTAATCAGCAAAGGTGAAATTGCAGGTACCGTATTAAATGATGGTGTAAACCAAGGTAAAGCTGTTGTTCATTTATCGAAAAACTTAGCTGCAGAGAAAGCACCAACTGAGGGTACTAAATGGGAATTAAAAGAGAAAGTATTACGTATTCCTTATGTGGGCGTAGATAAAGATAATCTTTCTGAATTCTTAAAATAA
- the mglC gene encoding galactose/methyl galactoside ABC transporter permease MglC has protein sequence MSSLTQTKSLDFLKQNAIYFVLLVLLIIIIAQDPSFLSLRNFSNILTQSSVRLIIALGVAGLLVSQGTDLSAGRQVGLAAVVAATMLQAMDNMNRVFPDLGEIPIPVVILTVCAIGAVIGLVNGLVIAYLNVTPFIATMGTMIIVYGINSLYYDAVGSSPIAGFNDSFSTFAQGFFQFGSFRLSYITIYAAIASILVWIMWNKTRFGKNIFAIGGNPEAAKVSGVNVARNLVVIYMIAGIFYAFGGMLEAGRIGSATNNLGFMYELDAIAACVVGGVSFAGGVGTVIGVVTGVLIFTVINYGLTYIGVNPYWQYIIKGSIIIFAVAIDSLKYAKKK, from the coding sequence ATGTCTAGTCTCACTCAAACAAAATCCTTAGATTTTCTTAAACAAAATGCGATTTACTTCGTATTATTAGTGCTTTTAATCATTATTATTGCTCAAGATCCAAGTTTCTTAAGTTTACGTAACTTCAGTAACATCTTAACCCAATCTTCTGTACGTTTAATTATCGCACTGGGGGTAGCAGGTTTACTTGTGTCACAAGGTACGGACTTATCTGCTGGTCGCCAAGTAGGTTTAGCCGCTGTAGTCGCAGCAACCATGCTACAAGCCATGGATAATATGAACCGCGTATTCCCCGATCTCGGTGAAATTCCAATCCCTGTGGTCATTTTAACCGTTTGTGCTATCGGTGCGGTTATCGGTTTAGTCAATGGTTTAGTGATTGCTTATCTCAACGTAACACCATTTATCGCGACAATGGGTACAATGATCATCGTCTATGGTATTAACTCTCTTTACTACGATGCTGTAGGTTCATCACCAATTGCGGGCTTTAATGACAGTTTCTCTACTTTCGCACAAGGCTTCTTCCAATTTGGTAGCTTTAGATTGTCTTACATTACTATCTATGCCGCGATTGCCTCAATCCTTGTTTGGATTATGTGGAATAAAACTCGCTTTGGTAAAAATATCTTCGCTATCGGTGGTAACCCAGAAGCGGCTAAAGTTTCAGGGGTAAACGTTGCGCGTAACTTAGTGGTTATCTATATGATCGCAGGTATCTTCTACGCCTTCGGCGGTATGTTAGAAGCTGGCCGTATCGGTAGTGCAACGAACAACTTAGGCTTTATGTACGAGTTAGATGCGATTGCTGCTTGCGTAGTTGGTGGTGTATCTTTCGCTGGTGGTGTGGGTACGGTAATCGGCGTGGTAACAGGGGTATTAATCTTCACCGTTATCAACTACGGCTTAACCTATATCGGTGTAAACCCTTACTGGCAGTATATCATCAAAGGTAGTATTATTATCTTCGCTGTTGCAATTGATTCGCTTAAATACGCGAAGAAAAAATAA
- a CDS encoding FTR1 family protein → MKMITWVNHCLNSFNRFFAIFTLSLTLGVCAYAKVETSHLFVHLSDAMAEVKKGESAKSQPYLTALQQEFEAIPSHQSQAGQAVSSSLKIAIAQPDLAHFEQLSKALYAFEKEQNPVDYEQKRQQFAKRVMPVYQKLLQATQQQDLDAVQQAYKRFNQTWTLNEKVVRETSLGHYGQIETAMTLLRIAMLSEPANFPEMQTQAVKLGDALEDFKSGNQLQPQAVQADAPTTLKDGIALLEKSYQAFSENQISQGQADIMLFIQQWAVFEGEVRTRDGALYNRVESDLPIILVKGNQVENLSHFRTLLDDLQRLDLASSYGIVDAMLILLREGTEALLIIMALLTTLNVANQPQARRWVYTGAGLGVVASIGGAVALQQLFPAISAGTNREILEGAVGIVAVLMMLFVGAWLHSKASLKGWQNFINKQVAQALATGSLFSMLALSFLSVFREGAETILFYAGMLPLMTMQDFLLGILSALILLAIMAWVMQRFSHKLPIHHLFKVMTVLIYGLGFKILGVSIQALQLTQMLPRHIIDGLPNITAIGFYASMEGLVAQLVYLALIPVVMKVMNR, encoded by the coding sequence ATGAAAATGATTACTTGGGTAAATCATTGTTTGAACAGCTTTAACCGCTTTTTTGCCATATTTACGCTCAGCTTAACGCTGGGCGTTTGTGCTTATGCAAAGGTGGAAACCAGTCACTTATTTGTGCATTTATCCGATGCGATGGCGGAAGTGAAAAAAGGGGAAAGTGCAAAATCTCAGCCTTATCTCACCGCTTTACAGCAAGAGTTTGAAGCGATCCCAAGCCATCAATCGCAAGCAGGACAAGCGGTCAGTTCTTCGCTGAAAATTGCGATTGCTCAACCTGATTTAGCCCATTTTGAACAGCTTTCCAAAGCCCTTTATGCCTTTGAGAAAGAGCAAAATCCCGTAGATTACGAGCAGAAGCGTCAGCAATTTGCCAAACGGGTGATGCCTGTTTATCAAAAACTGTTGCAAGCAACTCAACAACAGGATCTCGATGCGGTTCAACAAGCCTATAAACGTTTTAACCAAACTTGGACGCTGAATGAAAAAGTGGTGCGAGAAACCAGTCTAGGGCATTATGGGCAGATTGAAACGGCGATGACCTTGCTGCGTATTGCGATGTTGTCCGAGCCAGCAAATTTCCCTGAAATGCAGACACAAGCGGTCAAATTAGGCGATGCGTTAGAGGATTTTAAATCGGGCAACCAGTTACAACCGCAAGCAGTGCAAGCCGATGCCCCAACAACATTGAAAGACGGCATTGCGTTATTGGAAAAAAGTTATCAAGCCTTTAGCGAAAACCAAATTTCGCAAGGGCAAGCGGACATTATGCTCTTTATTCAGCAATGGGCAGTCTTTGAAGGGGAAGTGCGAACACGGGATGGTGCGTTATATAATCGGGTGGAAAGCGATTTGCCGATCATTTTGGTAAAGGGCAATCAGGTGGAAAATCTGTCGCATTTCAGAACCTTGCTTGACGATCTGCAACGGCTTGATTTGGCTTCAAGCTATGGCATTGTTGATGCGATGTTGATTTTATTGCGTGAAGGAACGGAAGCTCTGCTGATTATTATGGCGTTGCTCACCACCCTAAATGTTGCCAACCAACCCCAAGCAAGACGCTGGGTTTATACAGGGGCAGGATTGGGCGTTGTGGCGAGTATTGGCGGAGCTGTTGCCTTACAGCAACTTTTCCCAGCGATTTCTGCTGGCACAAACCGTGAAATTCTCGAAGGTGCGGTGGGAATTGTGGCAGTTTTGATGATGCTTTTTGTCGGGGCGTGGTTACATAGCAAGGCTTCGCTCAAAGGCTGGCAAAACTTTATCAATAAACAAGTCGCCCAAGCCCTTGCCACAGGGAGCTTATTCTCAATGCTGGCGTTAAGTTTCTTGTCGGTCTTTCGAGAAGGGGCAGAAACGATTTTATTTTACGCGGGAATGTTGCCGTTAATGACGATGCAAGATTTCTTGCTGGGGATTTTGTCGGCACTTATTTTGCTAGCGATAATGGCGTGGGTAATGCAACGCTTTTCCCACAAATTGCCGATCCATCATCTGTTCAAAGTGATGACAGTCTTAATTTATGGGCTTGGTTTTAAAATCCTTGGGGTCAGTATTCAAGCCTTGCAACTGACACAAATGCTACCTCGCCATATTATTGACGGACTACCCAATATCACCGCCATTGGCTTTTACGCCTCAATGGAAGGACTAGTAGCACAGCTGGTTTATTTGGCGTTAATTCCGGTGGTGATGAAAGTGATGAATAGATAG
- a CDS encoding IS256 family transposase, variant Zn-binding type, with amino-acid sequence MNYEPKKCHFCHSSDICKHGIRNNIQRYKCNACNKIFTLKKKLNPISIWNDYSIGKQTYKQLAEKYHCSIRTIQRYLEKSPKTALNPPLSRYLNIIADTTFFGREFGILVLIDSLSKKVVYHRVIKTEKDVYYRIAFNSLRMKGYKIQSITCDGRRGILKDLLNTLTQMCHFHMVAIVMRALRKKHQSMAGKELKIIALTLKQSSKKDFYLRLHHWYLKHKAFLEERSDKPNEKGYYPYKHRNVRSAYHSFKRYMDYLFTYEKYGDLNIEKTTNRLENLFGQLKKKLSHHTGLTKRHKVMFIKDFLNKKSC; translated from the coding sequence TTGAATTATGAACCCAAAAAATGTCATTTTTGCCACAGTAGCGACATTTGCAAACATGGTATAAGAAATAATATTCAACGCTATAAATGCAATGCCTGTAATAAAATATTTACCCTTAAAAAGAAATTAAATCCAATAAGTATTTGGAATGATTATTCAATAGGAAAACAAACCTATAAACAACTTGCCGAAAAATATCATTGTTCAATTAGAACGATTCAAAGATATCTCGAAAAATCCCCTAAAACAGCATTAAATCCACCACTATCACGTTATTTGAATATTATTGCGGATACCACCTTCTTTGGTCGTGAATTTGGTATTTTAGTCTTGATAGATTCGCTTTCTAAAAAAGTGGTTTACCATCGTGTTATTAAAACGGAAAAAGATGTTTATTACAGGATAGCATTCAATTCACTTCGTATGAAAGGCTATAAAATTCAATCAATTACCTGTGATGGCAGACGGGGTATATTGAAAGATTTATTGAATACACTGACGCAAATGTGCCATTTTCATATGGTAGCCATTGTGATGAGAGCATTACGAAAAAAGCATCAGTCTATGGCAGGAAAAGAATTAAAAATCATTGCATTGACACTTAAACAGAGTTCTAAAAAAGACTTCTATTTACGATTACATCATTGGTATTTAAAACATAAAGCGTTTTTAGAAGAACGGTCAGATAAACCGAATGAAAAAGGCTATTATCCTTATAAACATAGAAATGTAAGAAGTGCTTATCATAGTTTTAAACGTTATATGGATTATTTATTTACCTATGAAAAGTATGGCGATTTAAATATCGAAAAAACGACAAATAGACTTGAAAACTTATTTGGACAACTTAAGAAGAAATTATCGCATCATACAGGCTTAACGAAAAGACATAAGGTTATGTTTATAAAGGATTTTTTAAATAAAAAGAGTTGCTAA
- the glpX gene encoding class II fructose-bisphosphatase, with protein sequence MKRSLSIEFSRVTEAAALAAFAWLGRGNKNAADDAAVKAMRFLLNQMEIRGEVVIGEGEIDQAPMLYIGEKIGLCRPEDEEVSIAVDPIDGTRMTAMGQANALSVLAAGGKETFLQAPDMYMEKLVVGSEAKGMIDLSLPIEQNLRRVASKKGKLLSQLTVAVLDKPRHKEVIAEMQKLGVRVMAIPDGDVAAAVQCCLPEADLDMLYGIGGAPEGVVAAAAVRALGGDMQARLIPRNQVKGNTLENFAYAEKEISRCEALNVPINEVLKLEDLVRDDNLVFSATGITSGSLLKGIQRKGNLAVTETLLIRGRSRTIRKIESYHYLDRKDTELHRLMDV encoded by the coding sequence ATGAAAAGATCCCTTTCTATCGAATTTTCCCGTGTAACAGAAGCGGCGGCATTGGCTGCATTTGCTTGGCTTGGTCGTGGCAATAAGAATGCTGCCGATGATGCTGCGGTTAAAGCGATGCGTTTTTTGTTAAACCAAATGGAAATTCGTGGTGAAGTCGTGATTGGAGAAGGGGAGATTGACCAAGCTCCGATGCTTTATATTGGTGAAAAAATTGGTTTATGTCGCCCTGAAGATGAAGAAGTCAGTATTGCGGTTGATCCAATTGACGGTACGCGTATGACAGCGATGGGGCAAGCGAATGCATTATCGGTATTAGCAGCAGGGGGAAAAGAAACCTTTTTACAAGCCCCTGATATGTATATGGAAAAATTGGTGGTAGGCAGTGAAGCTAAAGGTATGATCGACTTAAGTCTTCCTATTGAGCAAAATCTACGCCGTGTTGCCTCTAAAAAAGGGAAATTACTTTCTCAATTAACCGTTGCTGTATTAGATAAACCACGCCATAAAGAGGTTATTGCTGAAATGCAAAAATTAGGCGTTCGTGTGATGGCGATTCCTGATGGTGATGTGGCAGCTGCAGTTCAGTGCTGTTTACCTGAAGCGGATTTAGATATGTTATATGGCATTGGTGGTGCACCAGAAGGCGTTGTTGCGGCGGCGGCAGTACGTGCTTTAGGAGGCGATATGCAAGCGAGATTAATTCCACGTAACCAAGTGAAAGGCAATACCTTAGAAAACTTCGCTTATGCGGAAAAAGAGATTAGTCGTTGCGAAGCATTAAATGTGCCGATTAATGAAGTATTGAAATTGGAAGATTTAGTGCGTGATGACAATTTAGTTTTCTCTGCAACAGGGATTACATCAGGCAGTTTACTTAAAGGAATTCAGCGTAAAGGCAATTTGGCGGTGACTGAAACGTTATTGATCCGTGGGCGTTCTCGCACGATTCGTAAAATCGAGTCTTATCACTATCTAGATCGAAAAGATACAGAGTTACACAGATTAATGGATGTATAA